The DNA region catgtTTAAATTGAACTTTTAATCGAATTTAgcactttcagtgagaaaattaaacagtcagtttctttatgaggctttatctaaagaagtggttgttgctccaataaccaagaaggactagtgcctcaccacaacatgaaagtcaaaatattgaaataaagtgtttaattaactttctgataaagcattaagacTAAACtttaataatactttaaaaagtttttcgaaCATCTTTTTTTGGAAatctttctaaaatatttttatacttagaaaaaattttgtacgtaaaattttcacttagaaaaattctcaaaaattatttttgcctaagataaaatttattctgaaaattagaaattattacttaaatttctttttactcAGAAAATTTTTACCTAAAGTTTTtgcttaaaattcaaaaatttaagttagaaatttttaaaatatttcttttgtaAATTTACTAACttagaatttgtttaacttagaagttttttttttaacttagaaactttttgaaaattattgaatatttttaagtaaagttaaaataatttttctgagtttcaaatttttttttacacttaGAGTTTTCTTAGAACtccaatttttttatgtgatcaaagggggagaaggaaaagtataagtctagggggaggtagaccaaatttaaattttctatctttttgcactttattgcaaaattagttagtttatttttatgtctatttaccctaacttaacttgggttgctcacatcaaaaagggggagattgttggtaaccccaaggttgttttggtgtgatcaacaagttaaattatgtcctatgtgtttttaaccttgtgtctaagtgtgcaggagcttaggacgagcggaagacgcagctagcgagaaggatgacatgcggtgcgtccgagggacgagacgctgcggaagagtacaccggcggatgagaaggaagcgtacggtggttccgagtgacgagaagttggagcggaagactgctcaaggagcaagagacgcaactagcaagaaggttgacacggggtgcgaccgagggatgaagattgcggatgagtacgctggcggatgagaaggaagcacgcgacgattccgagggacgagaagccggagcggaagcctgctcgagaagaccggaagttgggttcgggtgagccctattccgaatgaccgagatcacccaagcgagcgaacggggccggagtagaagacccgggttGAAAAAGTCAACGATGTTGGCTTTCCCCATCTGGggtgcccggaactgtccggggtgcTCGGAACAGTTCGGGCCACTCAGACCAAAAATATATCCAGATCTCGATCAAATCGAGATCTGTGTGTTGGGgaaaaaattttatccccccaaggcgcctggaacccttcgggacgccccgaccaaggttataaatacagtcttggtccagaagcttttagtcaactcaagcaattcatttccaacacttgtacgcttcatttctagattagcttctttgtttttgcGCTTCACTGCTGTAAGATGCTTCTCTGTTTGAAGGAGTATTTAGcgctacactttccttggattaacaacctccctagttataaccaaataaaaatcctcttgcctcttctttctgttctgtttagttaatttactttatgcaagtgttattttgttgaaagttcgagaagggtttcattatattatttttcaggttattcaaccccccttctagccgaccccaGCGGTCGAACAGAGAAGAAGGTCGGCGGGAGCGCACAGGGAGGTCGGATGGTTGTCGGTGTGAGGTGGAGAAGGATGGAAGACAACGACGCAAGGGGTAGGGATGAGTTTTGTACTCGTGGAAGAAGAGGAAGCGAAGCGTCGACAAGTTGGGGGAGACAATCAGGTTCAAGGAAGAGGAGGAGCTCCACGCCGTGAGAGGGAGAGGCAGTGTCGGGTGAGAGGGGAGGGAGATGGCGTGGGTGAAGATGGCTAGGGCACGAgcaaatgagagaaaatgaaatatTATAAACTTAGGTATCTCTAATTAAATTTTAGGttaattccttaatcaactcccacttttggATATTCCAAACAAGtttttcccaagcctataaaCTCATCTCCTTAAAATACGTCATCCGAGCtccgaaaatttttcaaaaaatcccTAAAAATTTCCTTATAGTTATCcatcattttcggtattttacaatatcAATAGTAAATGATTGTAACGATACTGTCATCAAACATGAATAAGATGAAGAAGtagagaaaagatatcaaatagtACATTCCACTAGTTGTTTTGCAATATTTTACAGATGAAGTATTATATCATGTTTTCTAAAAAGTAACCTATCATATCTTAGTCCAACACTAAAATTGAATATAAAGCCAGAATGTTTGAGGTCATTTGGCTTTAAATTTTCTCTCTGAATAACATTTGGATACcattaatatatttaaaattttgtgtGACAATATTTGCATTACATATCTTGTTACAAATATGGTAtctggaaattaatttttattttttttaaaaaaaaacatgtggTGAATTGACAACAACTTATTTTCTATATCTCCATGTATGATAAGATTTCAGATACCTTCACCACACCATTAATAAGACAATGATTTCTTATTAGCATCCAAACTCAACATATTCATCACCTCTATAATGTCATTAAGTATGTAAGAGGATGACATCTTTGTTACAATGGATAATGGATCACTTCCCAACGgtctcatgatttacctccatATAATCTGGGGACGGATTGTGAAAGAAACTTGAGATGAGTGTAATTATCTTAATTTTGCTACGAAAGCAAGGGATAATGATAGCAAAAGTAGTAGTAATGAGTCTCTTCGGAGACATCCAATAAATTTGGATACAGAAAAGTAGTAGTAATGATAAAATTTACATATCTATAAAAATTACAATTGTCAACAAGAGCTTAACATACAATTCATAATTCTTATTGTCACCATAATTCTTATTGTCACCATAATTCTAAGATTGCATGCCATAATTAATATCATCATAATTTATCACCTTGTATACAACTCGTAAGCAACTTGTATATATGGGCTTATTTGGCTTCAACAATAACAAGAACAAATTATTTCACTCTTTCTCCCCCTTTTATTTCTACGATAATAACTTAGGCACACAACAATATAAGATATCAAATAACGATACTGTCATCAAACAGGAATAGGATGAACAAGTAGAGAAAAGATGATTTCCTTCATCGAAGTGTCAGGTTCTGTGAATCCATCGCCATGCTTGTATATAACTTCTGTACTTCGCGTAAAGTGGAGTAATACTTCAGTTACTTCTCTAGACAATCCAGTTGCAATAAGGAGCTCCTCGTTCATACTCTTCCATGCATCTTCAACAAAGCCTAGGAGCTTCTCACATGCAACATCTTCTGATGTTCCATGTTCCTTCATATAGCAATCTACTGTTGAGGCAACATGTCTCCTCTTTTGTTCTCGCTTCAACCCAAAAAAAGAAAAAGGTGTCTATCAAACATATATAAATTTGCATATGTTCTAGGGTTCCTATTGGGATTATAAATtcccatacaaaaaaaaaaaaaaacttaagttatggttactatatatatatatatatatatatatacctcctTTGAAGCTATGTCATTAGTGATACGGGCAATTGTTCCACAAGCTTCTGCGATCTTTGGTGAGCCTTCGAACCATTCAAATGCTTCCTTTGTGGCCACTGCCTCCTCCATGCCACTCAAAAGTACGCAGGAAAACAAGATAAATCCAACACTTATGATTGAAACACGCATGTGCTCTTCTAACTTGGGCACATACTCGTCATCCCTCCATTGGCACTCCTTGAAGTAAGTTTGAGCTTGAAATTTCCACTACACATAGTTAATTAACAGAGAATAACTAAGacatggttatctatatatatgaagTGGGAAAAAAATGTAGCCAGGAAGCATAGACATACATGTTCCTTGAGGTACAATATTCGAAACATCTCCTCCGGTGCAAGTTCATTTTCAAATTCCTGAAAAGTGCTCAACATTTTGAGAAAGAAATCCCTTAAGTATTCTGGTAGTTGATCTACTGCATTAGGGCTCCACCTGCATGAATAAAAAATTGGTTactaatcttaaaaaaaaaacgtgATTTAATTTTATTGTAGTTATAGATGTCAATCATGCCTTTGGATTGCGTCTGTCAGTAGTCGACTCTCTTCTAGTGTGCTGTAGCTATCATAGAAGTCATCCAAGATAGTAATGAACACAAGTAGCTTAGTCGCAAACACTCGAGCACGAGAACAACTGGGTTCATGACGTATCACCATCAACCAACAGAAAGATTCCACCACCCGGTCTCGAACAAAATTTAGATGCATAATGTCTAAATTCAAATTCTTCCACCACCTGCATGCATGTCAGTGTCATATATAAGTAGGGTGCCTTATATAAAATGGTTTAAATACTCACACGTACATCAAAATATGTGACTCATTTTATACCCAAAGACTTACGTGCATATTTTCTTGAGCTCCTCCTGGTGGAGACGTTGTAATATGTTGAAGTCCAACTTTGCAAGCTCAAGTATTGTTTCATTTAGTGTTGGTTCATCTTGGTAAATAGGGATGTAGCTTCTTGTGAAAATTCGTTTCATGCtgcaaaaggttggaaccgccaacccagcggccccctcacctcggccccacaagtatgagagggagtaaatcacggtgaatacgggacCGGCTATGACATGGTGGTCTTAGGCattttagcacggacagatattgatgttatcgcatatgctgccgcagaccctcgacctctcgactcatgctgcaagaatccatgtcataaccggtcgatcccgcccgtgggggcgTGAAAATTCGTTTCATGCTTCGTTGAATAGGTGTCTTGAGAGTGAGAGACACTAGCTTTGCAAATGTTGGATTTAGATCTTTTAACAAAGATGTAAGATTATCTTTAGTAAAAGAAATGGCTTCATGGAGTATAGTCTCTTTTTTAGTTCCAAGGTAAGCCGCATTATATAAGCTCAGGAGACCCTTAGCATCATCTTTTAGTTCTTCCGTAAATTTTCCCTCATCCTTGTACTTTTTAAATACATCTGCATTATATATTATgcactaaatatataaataatcatgtaaaataccaaaaaaaaaaaaaaaaagggggcaaataaccataagaaaattttacggaatttttaaaaattttctgaaaatttttcggatCTCGTATAATGAATATAAGGAGATCAAATATTGGTCcacggaaaagcctatttagactaccccatttaaatgagaaaaaaaatttgattttccttttcctttttatttttatcttcttttcTCCCCCGCCAAACCCATGCCCTAAACGCCAagcctcttctcctctcacgccctAACCGCTCCTCCCAAACCGGCGCCACCCTCCCTCAcgtcacttcctcttcttctccacgaGTACAAAAGCTTCGAACCCGAGCCTTCCCCTTGCGTCGattctttttccccttctttccctctgccctagccgtCTCCATCATCGTCGTCTCCCTCTCGCCAGATACTAGCCACTGCCGCCCACTTCGGACGATCACCTGGGCGTCGTCACCACTTCGTGTGAGACTCACCAACAACGTAGTGGCCGTCGTAGGAAGTGGTGCGGTCGGCCTGAGCAAGGAGCCCGAGTCCTCTTCATTGTGTCTCCATTGCACTCTCCGATTGCAAGCCACCCGAGCAACCTTCTCTTTCGATTGTCGAGTTCCGTTCGACAGTTGCCCCCTCCGATCCGCTCATCTCCTCGCGCCAAGCAACAttgagccgtgccctagatctcgCCACTTCACCTCTGCAATGGGCGATCTTCAACCAAGGGTAGAGAGTCGTGCCTTAGCCGTCTTCCGCTCGCCACTGGCTACTACCACCACTGATCGGCCGACACCACCCAGAACCCCTTGGCACCTCTTGGCGCAGCTGACGCCTCGCCTCTCTTCACTGCGCTGATTCTGTCAGAGAGGGAAACTGCCGGTTGGGTAAATCCGTTTACTTTTGGGTTCAAGATTCGCAGAGGTTTGCGTTTTGATATCATTATGGGAATGGTATAACTATGAAGAATGCCTGACAGTGGTTCCTAGGTAGTGACGGCAACAAAACTGTGATAGCAGTAACTCCGGCCACAATTTCTAGCAGCTACCCTTCTCCAGCAGTCACTTGGCTGTGAATTTGAGGTAAGAGAATTAAGTTTAGGTTGATAATGCTAGTTGCAAATCCTAATtagaaggtgaaatagttagaatttgtttaattcaagaattttaaatataaaggaaggataatattattaaatatgtttggagatttttatttagctatatagctaaatacattatgtttgatatcataggactttgattcgagacggtgtctcgacgaggaatctattttggatacgatccttttattggaggtgggtaccttgacttatctattttgatatgtcatgttgatatgcttagtaatatttaacaaatagtaatatttatgttcatttttacatcggtatgtcattatctattacctgagcatgctgtatttatttcttgttgttgaattcatgttcctttgattatatatgaccttaaggtaatgacataccatgtcttattatgttcaggacattgaTTTATTTTACCATACCCGACctatgtacctagatcatattatttgatctatATATCTTTGGTACACATTttggtagagatggataggatcaggatatttccatgcttagtgtcatacatcatttcgcatgattgcatgctgtgcgattgttggctccattattattgagcacatcgccagttacatggatcagcacacacaaccactcatgggttagtggtttttatcaggcagggtgtgttgcagcaggttgctctatcaagggctccgttggtacACTCATGGGaagtgtgacacagcgtggtaataggatagggatccctcctctggattgcctcagggagatgagagcattgagctcccccacttatgatttggggtaaggaggacaggtgtactccgacagtatcccgtccactcgaccactcatcaggagtagtgatggcagagtgcacggttgtcacaaccctacccactcggtctcaccatcgtgtgtgagacgactgactgcagtaggggtgaccaggatatgtcattggcatcatacgcattgatgcttttattgcttgtgtttgctgcactttatatgctgcatattcggtggatgcatatgtttgacatgtatacaggatttatgatactcttggTCTAACGACCTTGTTATCCCTTTACCTAGGTCttggttagtacagatactcctgctcacagttttgcatttttcataTGATATATATCCAGGAGGctgtacacatatttattattagttgttattttttactatgcatgtcgatagttacccgctgaggagttgactcaccccgttgatattactatTTTAGGTTGAGACTGTCCGGAGGatttccagttgctagtcccctgtagATTGCAAGGATGTTTGTTTAgtcttttgatttttcttattatactatctagactatgttttagacttgtatctttttggcacttggatcttgtatggtccTTTATTTGTCGATAGAgttttatttggatatgttctgctacatgtctacctggacagcagaagaggtgagttgattttatttgcgtcattgtgatttgagttttatgggtgtagttgagtaggaatatgatttgagttttatgagtatAATGGAGTAGGATATTTGGGATGATTTTCTTTATCGTTGTTTTAGTGGATTGTGATACTAAACTGCGTGGTATGTTATTATACATatgttctggccgtgttggcTGTGGTATCTGGATTGATGTAgtcaagtttcatattgtcatccgtacaggggacatgctaccgaaatttcttctggcagggattcccccgggcgtgacaatttatttggtatcagagccaagtttctgATGCTTGGTATTCGGATTTTGGTTTTGcctgttaatctgataccaatttatttggtatcagagcgggttacgaTACCTACTTTTCATGTTCTGGATTTGAGAGTTAGCTCAAGTTTGCTAGTTAACTTGGATATTTATTTTTCGGATTTGTACgggtttccgtcgattttctcgtacgGGATTCCGAGGTTATATGTGGGGACTGGACAGCGGAGGAACATCTCCTaacggcaaataggtaaaaaggtaattttataatttttgttacttttggtaatatctgagttataacttaacagatatgaggagatctacatggGCAGTATctgcgagacgtggtgttggacgaccacgtaagaggactttggaatctctggcaaTGGACTCGCCAGAGATCCCTACTGGGCTTGAGCCTGTCGATTAGGGGCAGACTCAAGATACTACGGGTGTGCCCGACTCTCAGACTCCGGTGGCTTCGTTAGAGGTACCCACCCATACCGTACACACTGTACCACCCGTCGCAAACCCGATACCTCCACCAACAGAGGCTGCGGCGTACCCGGCACCActgccacctggacctaccgtgtacccgGCACCAGCGGCACCCGCGCCCCTAGTGCCTATAGTGTACCTAGCACCCTCACTAGCGGTACCGATTGCgccatttccggtaccaccacctaccgtacctccagctgtgGCCACTCATATAGATCCtgcagtaccaccagtggtataTGCCCCAGCTTATGCAGCAGCACCGAGAGTACCTCCCCAAGTAtatccagcggtaccacctgtagcactaGCTCCAGTGATTTTGCCAGTTCTGGTGACGATCCCTACCTACCTCACTAATATTATCGTGGCACGAGTCCGGATTCTAACATTagtagagtcgatgaagagttgaTTCACATTATTCCGTGGAGAGACTGATTCGAGTGTGACCCAGTCCTAGATTGAaactatggagcggaccttcttctacatggcttgctccgagtgggagaaagcggaGCAAGCTGCTTTCCATCTATGGGatgaggccgacacctggtgggaTATGCAACGCTCCATTATAAACGAGCAGAATATTACCTGGGCGagtttcagagaggcttttgagagccggtaTTGTCCACGAGAATATCAGATGACTCGCCGGTAGGATTTTCTAAGTCTGCGGCAAAACAATCGCTCGGTGACAGAGTACAATGCggagtttaatcggttggccaggttTTGTCCAGAATTAGGTGTTGAGGATAGGTCCCGTATGCTTCAGTTTATCTAGGGACTAGATGAgcatctgcaagtaaagcttgctAGTTTTGAAAATTCTTCCTATTTAGAGACATTGGAGagagccctgatgatagagtcagCTTACCAGAGAGCATACCcagacaagaaaaagaaaaagacggATTGtacatctggacagatccagcagccacaggctaCACAGCAGTAGGGTGGTCGCAATCGGACAGGTCAAGGAACTTCTGTGGCATTTGGTCAGCCTCAGAAATCGAGGCGGTTTTCATTAGGACGTTTCGGGCCTCCTCAGCAGACTCAGAAACAACCCGCCGGTGACATTCATTGCGCTCGGTGTGGGTCCAGAGAGCACACCACATCAACCTGCACCttaggacagtcagtttgctattattgcaaactgcctgggcagatgagccgagattgttcgctgaaggctcagcatattgctTCCGGAGTTTCTGGTCATGGAGTTTAGCTCAGTCAGCtagggactcagcgaggagggcaTAGAGCTTAAacttcgcatcgtcagcagaggataGCTCCCCCTGCAGCTGCTTCTTGtggcatgcatggacaggagcaccCAATGCCCTCATAGTACCACAGAGTTCTGTCGTGGGATCTCTATATTAGTTGCAGCCTCAACCCCTAGTCCAGTATTGGCAGCTCCAGCCTCTGGTTCAGTACCAGACGCAGTCACAACCACTACTACAGTATCAGTCGTAGTCCTCTCTTCCACCTCTGACCTCGTATCCAACACCGCCTCAGTGGCCAACTCTTGCCCAGATGCAACCGTCGCTGGCAGcg from Zingiber officinale cultivar Zhangliang chromosome 4B, Zo_v1.1, whole genome shotgun sequence includes:
- the LOC121974762 gene encoding (S)-beta-bisabolene synthase-like, giving the protein MELVDTPSLKAFEDVVVDRQVAGFDPSFWGDYFITNQKSQSEAWMNERAEELKNEVRSMFQNVTGILQTMNLIDTIQLLGLDYHFMEEIAKALDHLKDVDMSKYGLYEVALHFRLLRQKGFNISSDVFKKYKDEGKFTEELKDDAKGLLSLYNAAYLGTKKETILHEAISFTKDNLTSLLKDLNPTFAKLVSLTLKTPIQRSMKRIFTRSYIPIYQDEPTLNETILELAKLDFNILQRLHQEELKKICTWWKNLNLDIMHLNFVRDRVVESFCWLMVIRHEPSCSRARVFATKLLVFITILDDFYDSYSTLEESRLLTDAIQRWSPNAVDQLPEYLRDFFLKMLSTFQEFENELAPEEMFRILYLKEHWKFQAQTYFKECQWRDDEYVPKLEEHMRVSIISVGFILFSCVLLSGMEEAVATKEAFEWFEGSPKIAEACGTIARITNDIASKEREQKRRHVASTVDCYMKEHGTSEDVACEKLLGFVEDAWKSMNEELLIATGLSREVTEVLLHFTRSTEVIYKHGDGFTEPDTSMKEIIFSLLVHPIPV